The DNA region TCGTCACCCCCATAATACTCGCATCTCTTACAACcctagtttctctctctactggCTCGTAGAAGTTACAACTTCTCTTTCAATTGACGAAGGAAGATCGTAACTAGGGTTGCAGAAATGAACGGATTTAAGTTTTTCTGGCGGACTTCTAAAGTCATACAAGACCATCCAACTGCATGCATTGCTCTACTTCTCACTACAGCCAGGTTTGGATATCAGATTGCATTACTTAATAaggatttgtttcattttctacTGTTTATGTTTTCTGTGACAGTGGGGGAAGTCTGCTGGCTATATCAGAACATAGACCATTCCAAGTGGCTCATGCTGATGTGGGTCAAGCCGATTCCAAGAAAAAGAAGGTGGTTATACTTGGCACTGGTTGGGGTGGAACGAGTTTCTTGAAAAATTTGAATCATCCTTCTTATGAGGTTCAAGTTATATCCCCTCGAAATTATTTTGCATTTACTCCTTTGTTACCCAGTGTTACTAATGGCACTGTAGAAGCTCGAAGCGTTGTTGAACCTATTCGCAACATTGCCAAAAAGGTAATATATGGTTGTTATTATATGAATCAAAATCGCtgtcttttgtttttcttttgtcaTTGATACAGTTTTTTGCATGTCTTTTTGGAAGAAACGATTTGATACACAATTTAGAGAAGCTGAATGCTTGAGGATCGATGCTGCGAACAAAAAGGTTCTTTGTCGATCCAGTCAAGATACTAATTTGGGTGGAGAAGAGAATTTCTCGGTAGATTATGACTACTTGATCATTGCTGTGGGTGCTCGTTCAAATACATTCAACACGCCGGGAGTTGAAGAGAATTGTCACTTTTTAAAGGTAACTTTGATGCTTATGGTGGAGATTTTTAATGGAGTTTATATGAATCTGAAATAGAGAAGAGTTCTTAAGTGCAGGAGGTTGAAGATGCTCAGAGAATCCGCAGGACTGTAATTGATTGTTTCGAGAGGGCATGCATCCCAAGTATTAGTGAAGAAGAGAGGAAGAGACTTCTGCATTTTGTAATTGTTGGTGGGGGACCAACTGGAGTAGAGTTTGCAGCCGAACTTCATGACTTTGTCACTGATGATTTAGCCAGTTTATATCCATCCCTTAAAGATCATGTGAAGATAACACTTCTCGAGGCAGCTGATCACATTCTCAACATGTAAGGATAATGCAATTACCTTTTAGAGGACAACCATTGATAATTGATTATGTGATTTTCACTTGTGTTTTTGGCTTGTGCAGGTTTGACAAACGAATCACAGTTTTTGCTGAACAGAAGTTTCGCAGAGATGGCATTAATCTTAGAACAGGTTCAATGGTTACAAAAGTAACAAACAAGGAAATCACTACAAAAGAAAGAGCAACAGGTGAAATTAACTCTACAAAGTATGGAATGATTGTTTGGTCAACTGGTATTGGAACCCGACCTGTCATTACAAACTTTATGAAGGAAATTGGTCAGGTTTGGTTCTGCTTCTCACCTCTTGTTTCATCAACAGTGATCAGTGagtaatattttctttcttttccttttattgAAGGGGAACAGACGTGTTTTAGCAACTGACGAATGGTTGAGGGTGGAAGGAATGGAAAATGTATATGCAGTAGGTGATTGCGCCACTATAAATCAACGCAGCGTAATGGTATGCCTCGATTGTATTTTCCCTCCATAAACTATGATTTGCTGAagtttttaattctaatttgtTATACCAATCATTTTCATTTGTTATCAGGAAGATATTACAGCCATTTTCAGTAAGGCTGACAAGAACAAAACTGGCAAGCTAGCACTTAATGATTTCAAAGATGTCATCAAAGACATCTGTGAGAGGTATCCTCAAGTGGAGATCCATATGAAAGAGAAGCAGCTGAAAGGCTTTACTGCTCTTCTGCAGAACTCTCAATCAAATAGTAAAAATGAAGTTATTGATATTGAATT from Impatiens glandulifera chromosome 5, dImpGla2.1, whole genome shotgun sequence includes:
- the LOC124939997 gene encoding external alternative NAD(P)H-ubiquinone oxidoreductase B2, mitochondrial-like, whose amino-acid sequence is MNGFKFFWRTSKVIQDHPTACIALLLTTASGGSLLAISEHRPFQVAHADVGQADSKKKKVVILGTGWGGTSFLKNLNHPSYEVQVISPRNYFAFTPLLPSVTNGTVEARSVVEPIRNIAKKKRFDTQFREAECLRIDAANKKVLCRSSQDTNLGGEENFSVDYDYLIIAVGARSNTFNTPGVEENCHFLKEVEDAQRIRRTVIDCFERACIPSISEEERKRLLHFVIVGGGPTGVEFAAELHDFVTDDLASLYPSLKDHVKITLLEAADHILNMFDKRITVFAEQKFRRDGINLRTGSMVTKVTNKEITTKERATGEINSTKYGMIVWSTGIGTRPVITNFMKEIGQGNRRVLATDEWLRVEGMENVYAVGDCATINQRSVMEDITAIFSKADKNKTGKLALNDFKDVIKDICERYPQVEIHMKEKQLKGFTALLQNSQSNSKNEVIDIELFKNALSEVDTQMKNLPATAQVASQQGVYLSKCFNRMEECEANPEGPLRFRGTGRHRFHPFRYKHLGQFAPLGGEQTAAQLPGDWVSIGYSSQWLWYSVYASKQVSWRTRTLVVSDWARRFIFGRDSSRI